The proteins below come from a single Kitasatospora sp. NBC_00315 genomic window:
- a CDS encoding STAS domain-containing protein, whose amino-acid sequence MTIGDAGTSSAGPVADQGRLRVDTRQTGGAVVCTLVGELDLDSLTPARAALDEAVGSGPAQLVVDLAGVQFCDSSGLNLLLQTRLAAQAADVPLALVSLVPQVARVFEITGAESVFSIHASVDEAFAAR is encoded by the coding sequence ATGACGATCGGTGACGCGGGGACGAGCTCGGCCGGGCCGGTGGCCGACCAGGGCCGTCTGAGGGTGGACACCCGGCAGACCGGAGGCGCGGTGGTCTGCACGCTGGTCGGGGAGCTGGATCTCGACAGTCTCACCCCGGCCCGGGCCGCTCTGGACGAGGCCGTCGGCTCGGGTCCGGCGCAACTGGTGGTCGACCTGGCGGGCGTGCAGTTCTGCGACTCCTCGGGGCTCAACCTGCTGCTGCAGACCCGGCTCGCCGCGCAGGCCGCCGACGTGCCGCTGGCACTGGTCTCGCTCGTCCCGCAGGTGGCCAGGGTCTTCGAGATCACCGGCGCGGAGAGCGTGTTCAGCATTCACGCCTCCGTCGACGAGGCGTTCGCGGCCCGGTGA
- a CDS encoding ATP-binding protein translates to MTGQVARGRDFTRRALADWGWLDEQDPHGQNAADDLLLMVSELLANACLHAGGPHELVLHASERLLRVEVLDGEPAVPVLTSPHDPGRPGGHGLHIIEKLSDSWGSTPGEHGKSVWLEFAAERFAAEVREPQDEDFDEDFDEDDFEDPAFEAEVLGSYTAYGIAPGGATDSDPVPGLHRHAEESPAP, encoded by the coding sequence GTGACCGGCCAGGTCGCGCGCGGCCGTGATTTCACGCGCCGGGCGCTGGCGGACTGGGGCTGGCTGGACGAACAGGACCCGCACGGCCAGAACGCGGCCGACGACCTCCTGCTCATGGTCTCCGAGCTGCTGGCCAACGCCTGCCTGCACGCGGGCGGGCCGCACGAACTCGTGCTGCACGCCTCGGAGCGGCTGCTCCGGGTCGAGGTGCTGGACGGGGAGCCCGCCGTGCCGGTGCTCACGTCGCCGCACGATCCGGGGCGTCCGGGCGGCCACGGGCTGCACATCATCGAGAAGCTCTCCGACAGCTGGGGCTCGACACCCGGGGAGCACGGCAAATCGGTCTGGCTCGAGTTCGCCGCCGAACGGTTCGCCGCCGAGGTGCGGGAGCCGCAGGACGAGGACTTCGACGAGGACTTCGACGAGGACGACTTCGAGGATCCGGCCTTCGAGGCCGAGGTGCTGGGGTCGTACACCGCGTACGGGATCGCCCCGGGCGGCGCCACCGACTCCGACCCGGTGCCCGGGCTGCACCGGCACGCCGAGGAGTCCCCGGCCCCGTGA